From the genome of Hymenobacter gelipurpurascens:
TAGCTGAGTGCGGCCGCCTTACGCTTCCTTCCCAGGTTTGACCCTAGCTTTCCCCCTTCCTCTTATGAAAATCACGGGCTTCAAGCTGTACCAGGTGCCGCCGCGCTGGCTGTTTCTTAAAATCGAAACCGACGAAGGATTGGTGGGCTGGGGTGAGCCCGTGATAGAGGGGCGTGCCGCTACTGTAGCCACAGCGGTGCAGGAACTGCTGAGTAGCCTCATCGGGAAAGACCCGCTCAACATAGAAGACCACTGGAACGTGATGTACCGCGGCGGCTTCTACCGCGGCGGCCCCATCCTGATGAGCGCCATTGCGGGCATCGACCAAGCCCTATGGGACCTCAAAGGCAAGTTTTTCAACGCGCCTATTTACCAGCTGCTGGGTGGCAAGGCCCGCGACACCATGCGCGTGTATTCCTGGATCGGCGGCGACCGGCCCGCCCACGTAGGCCTGGCCGCCAAAGAGATGGTAGACAAAGGCTTTACGGCCGTGAAGATGAACGCCACGGAGGAAATGGGCTACGTCGATTCCTTTGCCAAAATAGATGAGGCCGTGGCCCGCATTGCCGCCGTGCGCGAGGCAGGCGGGCCATACCTAGGCATCGGGGTTGATTTTCATGGACGCGTACACAAGCCCATGGCGAAGGTGCTGGCCAAGGAGCTGGAGCCGTTTCGGCCGATGTTTATTGAGGAGCCCGTGCTGGCCGAAAACAACGAAGCCCTACGCGAAATAGCCCGCCACACCTCCATTCCTATTGCCACCGGCGAACGGATGTTTTCGCGCTGGGATTTCAAGCAGCTGCTGATTGATGGCTACGCCGACATCATCCAGCCCGACCTTTCCCACGCGGGCGGCATCACGGAGTGCAAAAAGATCATTTCCATGGCTGAGGCCTTTGATGTGGCCGCGGCGCCGCACTGCCCGCTGGGACCTATTGCGCTGGCTGCCTGCCTGCAGGTAGATGCCACCTGCCACAACGCCTTCATTCAGGAGCAAAGCCTGGGCATCCATTACAACCAAGGCAATGATCTGCTGGATTACCTCACGGATGCCAGTGTGTTCCAGTATGAAAATGGCTACGCCAACATCCCGTCGGGGCCGGGCCTAGGCATCGAGATAAACGAGGCCTACGTGATTGAGCGCGCCAAGCTAGGCCACGACTGGAAGAACCCGATCTGGCGCAACCCCGACGGCAGCGTAGCCGAATGGTAGCCCACTTGCTTACACCCAGACTGCACTAGCATGAGCGTATTATCTCACTTCCTGAGCTGTGACTGGGGCACCTCATCATTTCGGCTGAAACTGGTGGAGCTGCCTGGCCTACGGGTGGTAGCCAACCAGAAATCGGACGAAGGCAACGCGGCCACGTTTGAGAAATGGCAGCAAGCCAAGCAGCCCGAGCAGCAGCGGCTG
Proteins encoded in this window:
- the dgoD gene encoding galactonate dehydratase — encoded protein: MKITGFKLYQVPPRWLFLKIETDEGLVGWGEPVIEGRAATVATAVQELLSSLIGKDPLNIEDHWNVMYRGGFYRGGPILMSAIAGIDQALWDLKGKFFNAPIYQLLGGKARDTMRVYSWIGGDRPAHVGLAAKEMVDKGFTAVKMNATEEMGYVDSFAKIDEAVARIAAVREAGGPYLGIGVDFHGRVHKPMAKVLAKELEPFRPMFIEEPVLAENNEALREIARHTSIPIATGERMFSRWDFKQLLIDGYADIIQPDLSHAGGITECKKIISMAEAFDVAAAPHCPLGPIALAACLQVDATCHNAFIQEQSLGIHYNQGNDLLDYLTDASVFQYENGYANIPSGPGLGIEINEAYVIERAKLGHDWKNPIWRNPDGSVAEW